One genomic segment of Natrialbaceae archaeon AArc-T1-2 includes these proteins:
- a CDS encoding tyrosine-type recombinase/integrase, giving the protein MASDTRSDDATDDPIGYFLEDQRYHGRSDRTVEAYERVLRSFETFLHERGGGTVVPADVGRRDCMAWVHSLRGDHAESTVATYASYVHRFYDYMVQIGVFESNPMALVVEEMDESIDTDPTRRELSVAEMRTFVATIGHPLERAVVVTLLKTGMRVGELCNLDRRDLNVSFEGLTFESDPRAELEGRPQSLYVGDEPARGTTINGERRTASNKRKRSTVIPVDDELRRTLCEWLAVRPDPVSPAEPLFLDTGESWGTRLQPSEVRYVVRRHASRHGWYRTGGGATENVTPHYFRHFFTTHLRDRTGERGIVKYLRGDVASDVIDTYTHNWGDRVRTVYERHVYSLLRE; this is encoded by the coding sequence ATGGCGAGTGACACCAGGTCGGACGACGCGACCGACGACCCGATCGGATACTTCCTCGAAGACCAGCGCTACCACGGCCGTAGCGACCGGACAGTCGAGGCATACGAGCGCGTCCTCAGATCGTTCGAGACGTTTCTTCACGAGCGTGGGGGTGGAACCGTCGTGCCCGCTGACGTCGGACGTCGGGACTGTATGGCCTGGGTTCACTCCTTGCGTGGCGACCACGCCGAGAGTACGGTCGCAACGTATGCCTCTTACGTTCACCGCTTTTATGACTACATGGTCCAAATCGGCGTCTTCGAGTCGAACCCGATGGCGCTCGTCGTCGAGGAGATGGACGAATCGATCGATACCGATCCGACGCGACGGGAGCTTTCCGTCGCGGAGATGCGAACGTTCGTCGCGACCATCGGCCATCCCCTCGAGCGCGCCGTCGTCGTCACGCTGCTCAAGACGGGGATGCGCGTCGGTGAGCTGTGTAATCTCGACAGGCGGGATCTCAACGTCTCGTTCGAGGGCCTGACGTTCGAGTCCGATCCGCGGGCCGAACTCGAGGGGCGACCCCAGTCGCTGTACGTCGGCGACGAGCCGGCACGCGGCACAACGATAAACGGGGAACGTCGGACGGCCTCGAACAAGCGAAAACGATCGACGGTCATACCAGTCGACGACGAACTGCGGCGGACGCTTTGTGAGTGGCTGGCGGTCCGTCCCGATCCGGTGTCACCGGCCGAGCCGCTCTTTCTCGACACTGGCGAATCGTGGGGAACGCGTTTGCAGCCGTCCGAGGTTCGATACGTCGTCCGACGTCACGCGAGCCGACACGGCTGGTATCGAACCGGCGGCGGAGCGACAGAGAACGTGACACCTCATTACTTTCGGCACTTCTTTACGACGCATCTGCGGGATCGAACGGGCGAGCGCGGGATCGTCAAGTATCTCCGCGGCGACGTCGCAAGCGACGTCATCGACACCTACACCCACAACTGGGGTGATCGGGTCCGAACCGTCTACGAACGCCACGTGTATTCGTTGCTCCGAGAGTGA
- a CDS encoding DUF5805 domain-containing protein, whose amino-acid sequence MDEPRDTSKSTVKTYVPAYQKAEWKHHADELEMSQSEFVRTMVQAGRRGFEPADASAEESNSEDVPPRGDGLETQVLELLSDETYSWEELLEAVTNDVESRLDDTLEELQARNRVRYSGRHGGYTVVGGESDGE is encoded by the coding sequence ATGGACGAGCCGCGTGACACATCCAAGTCAACTGTCAAGACGTACGTCCCTGCCTACCAGAAAGCGGAGTGGAAACACCACGCCGACGAACTCGAGATGAGCCAAAGCGAGTTCGTTCGGACGATGGTACAAGCGGGACGACGCGGGTTCGAACCGGCCGACGCCAGTGCCGAGGAGTCCAACTCTGAGGACGTTCCCCCTAGGGGTGACGGCCTCGAGACGCAGGTTCTCGAGTTACTCTCGGATGAGACGTACTCCTGGGAGGAACTGCTCGAAGCAGTGACAAACGACGTCGAGTCTCGATTGGACGACACGCTCGAGGAGCTCCAGGCACGAAACCGGGTTCGATACAGCGGTCGCCACGGTGGATACACGGTCGTCGGTGGTGAGTCGGATGGCGAGTGA
- a CDS encoding DUF4870 domain-containing protein, whose translation MGTDPDGRDEPHETIGDRTTLEYDVTSDDRTWGILTHAAAFAGFLIPFGNVLGPLLVWAIKKDESRFVDENGKQALNFQITWTILLFVAAVSIVVVIGLVLLPILALAWFVLIIIAIIRASNDEVYEYPFTLDIVS comes from the coding sequence ATGGGAACAGACCCGGACGGCAGGGATGAACCACACGAGACGATCGGCGATAGGACGACACTCGAGTACGACGTAACTAGTGACGATCGGACGTGGGGCATTCTCACCCACGCGGCGGCGTTCGCGGGATTTCTCATCCCCTTTGGTAACGTTCTGGGACCGCTTCTCGTCTGGGCTATCAAGAAAGACGAAAGCCGGTTTGTCGACGAAAACGGAAAACAAGCGCTGAACTTCCAGATTACGTGGACGATCCTGTTGTTCGTCGCCGCAGTATCTATCGTCGTCGTCATCGGATTGGTCTTGCTTCCGATTCTAGCGCTTGCGTGGTTCGTCCTGATTATTATCGCAATCATCCGAGCGAGCAATGACGAGGTGTACGAGTACCCGTTCACGCTCGATATCGTTTCGTGA
- a CDS encoding AAA family ATPase: MSTADVDDVIEVSSGGLTVRKTFAAEEFPVPAVRFEIESEHDAPVSFRLSDQIPTSFPMDNVGFHPEYHSDQWTAYKDNHVEFVGTVEPDDALVTVYGIRVDDDEQASAFLVDPTIEDVRVDDAGPSDDSSTDEPDDAALEGIVADDRNQVVKDMISGESETVPGLEADDETDDADDGADLDLDLDDVDPDALAADGDDEDTDDAGDEDVPDIELGFEDDETLDGEHESEPDREETDDADPETDDESELDLDVDDDGETEDTADEPDLETESDDVEPTESEDLDADPETDDESEIDLDEQPVDDDATDEPDVEADDDAIDEGAADEPDLESDADDGKAEPAETTDCEPKVDDGEADDAEDETERHGTAPSASAASIGAQLATELRNGHLDDDDLEVLRSELDLGPSPSDVAKIDHLQSRVEEVAAYTGAVERFLDENGTGEQLIQEFRDDLSSFESDIEDVYERLEGTEGLVDDLASDLEATDERVDYIDEDLMSLDEDVDEVTSDLEDVTDDVAAIEEDVDDLDDDLERVESGLEEVREDVTDIVEWRDQLGSMFATDD; the protein is encoded by the coding sequence ATGAGCACCGCCGACGTAGACGACGTAATCGAGGTCAGCTCGGGTGGGCTGACAGTCCGGAAGACGTTCGCGGCGGAGGAGTTTCCAGTTCCCGCCGTTCGCTTCGAAATTGAATCCGAACACGACGCTCCGGTATCGTTTCGACTCTCCGATCAGATCCCGACGTCGTTCCCGATGGACAACGTCGGATTCCACCCGGAGTATCACAGCGACCAGTGGACGGCCTACAAGGACAACCACGTCGAGTTCGTGGGGACGGTCGAGCCGGACGACGCGTTGGTGACCGTCTACGGCATCCGCGTCGACGACGACGAGCAGGCGAGTGCGTTCCTCGTCGACCCGACCATCGAAGACGTTCGCGTCGACGACGCCGGTCCGTCGGACGACTCGAGTACGGACGAACCCGACGATGCGGCGCTCGAGGGAATCGTCGCCGACGATCGAAACCAGGTCGTCAAGGACATGATCTCCGGCGAGTCGGAGACGGTTCCCGGACTCGAGGCCGACGACGAAACGGACGACGCTGACGACGGAGCCGACCTCGATCTCGATCTCGACGACGTCGATCCCGACGCGCTCGCAGCCGACGGGGATGACGAAGACACAGACGACGCCGGAGACGAAGACGTTCCCGACATCGAACTCGGATTCGAAGACGACGAAACGCTCGACGGCGAACACGAATCGGAACCCGACCGCGAGGAAACGGACGATGCCGATCCCGAAACGGACGACGAGTCCGAACTCGATCTCGACGTCGACGATGATGGTGAGACGGAAGATACCGCCGACGAACCGGACCTCGAGACGGAATCCGACGACGTAGAACCGACCGAGTCGGAAGACCTCGACGCCGATCCCGAAACGGACGACGAGTCCGAAATCGATCTCGACGAACAACCTGTCGACGACGACGCGACCGACGAACCGGACGTCGAAGCGGACGACGACGCGATCGACGAGGGAGCCGCCGACGAACCGGACCTCGAGTCAGACGCCGATGACGGGAAGGCGGAACCCGCCGAAACGACCGACTGCGAGCCCAAAGTCGACGACGGCGAAGCTGACGACGCCGAAGACGAAACGGAGAGACATGGGACGGCACCGTCTGCGTCCGCAGCGTCGATCGGAGCCCAGCTCGCCACGGAGCTCCGTAACGGTCACCTCGACGACGACGACCTCGAGGTGCTTCGATCCGAACTCGACCTCGGTCCGTCGCCGAGTGACGTCGCGAAGATCGACCACCTCCAGTCCCGCGTCGAGGAGGTCGCCGCCTACACCGGTGCGGTCGAACGGTTCCTCGACGAGAACGGTACCGGCGAACAGCTCATCCAGGAGTTCAGAGACGACCTCTCGTCGTTCGAATCGGATATCGAGGACGTCTACGAGCGCCTCGAGGGAACGGAAGGGCTCGTCGACGACCTCGCCTCCGATCTCGAGGCGACCGACGAGCGGGTCGATTACATCGACGAGGATCTCATGAGCCTCGACGAGGACGTCGACGAGGTCACGAGCGATCTCGAAGACGTTACCGACGACGTGGCCGCGATCGAAGAAGACGTCGACGACCTCGACGACGACCTCGAGCGCGTCGAATCCGGCCTCGAGGAGGTTCGCGAGGACGTCACCGACATCGTCGAGTGGCGCGATCAGCTCGGTTCGATGTTCGCGACCGACGACTAA
- a CDS encoding MBL fold metallo-hydrolase: MITSDWDDWLPRAIEDADPDGVAVWYLGCNGFVLKGSDGTTIFIDPYLGLGDPPRTVRMIPVPFDPEDVADADALLATHEHTDHVHGESQAPILEGTGTTFYGPDDSVAVTREEGWTDEWDLEDDQFETVTEGDRLEIGEFTVHVEDAYDPDATHPVSYVLEHDAGTVFHGGDTKPSEEFDRIGKEYDIDLGILAFGTVGMIPDKETREPKRTRWYNDENQIVEAAASLEVDRLLPSHWDMWRGLTADPTTLHHHAASFPYPRRLELVEIGDRVDLAAGSR; encoded by the coding sequence ATGATCACGAGCGACTGGGACGACTGGCTCCCGCGAGCGATCGAAGACGCCGATCCCGACGGTGTCGCCGTCTGGTATCTCGGCTGTAACGGCTTCGTCCTGAAAGGCAGCGACGGGACGACGATCTTTATCGATCCCTACCTCGGGCTCGGCGATCCACCCCGGACCGTCCGGATGATCCCCGTCCCGTTCGACCCCGAAGACGTCGCCGACGCCGACGCCCTCCTCGCGACCCACGAACACACCGACCACGTCCACGGGGAGAGCCAGGCCCCAATTCTCGAGGGCACCGGGACGACGTTTTACGGCCCCGACGACAGCGTCGCCGTTACCCGCGAGGAAGGCTGGACCGACGAGTGGGACCTCGAGGACGATCAGTTCGAGACGGTCACCGAGGGCGACCGCCTCGAGATCGGCGAGTTCACCGTTCACGTCGAGGACGCCTACGATCCCGACGCGACCCATCCCGTGAGTTACGTCCTCGAACACGATGCAGGGACCGTGTTCCACGGCGGCGATACGAAGCCATCCGAGGAGTTCGACCGGATCGGCAAGGAGTACGACATCGACCTCGGCATCCTTGCGTTCGGCACCGTCGGCATGATCCCGGACAAAGAGACCCGCGAACCGAAGCGAACGCGGTGGTACAACGACGAGAATCAGATCGTCGAAGCCGCCGCGTCACTCGAGGTCGACCGACTCCTGCCGAGTCACTGGGACATGTGGCGCGGCCTGACCGCGGATCCGACGACGCTTCACCATCACGCAGCGAGCTTTCCGTATCCCCGCCGGCTCGAACTCGTCGAGATCGGCGATCGGGTCGACCTCGCTGCCGGTAGCCGATAG
- a CDS encoding NAD(P)/FAD-dependent oxidoreductase, whose translation MSDEPADQSAAVVEHRNLIVAGSGIAGLSAAIYAARSNHEPLVLEGDEPGGQLTLTTDVENYPGFPEGISGPELVNNMKEQARTFGADVENGVIESVDASSRPFRVEMATGDVYTADAIIAASGASARTLDVPGEDELMGYGVSTCATCDGAFFRDEDMLVVGGGDAAMEEAHFLTKFADTVYVAHRRENFRAEEYWIDRVQAKVDEGEIEIMKNTELLEIHGSPEDGVDHVTLARNEEGYPSEKLDEPETEQFEFDVGAVFLAIGHTPNTEYLADTDVETDEEGYLVTKGGDGGGQTATDVPGIFGAGDVVDYHYQQAATAAGMGVKAALDADAYLEDNATAASEGTGEAVADD comes from the coding sequence ATGTCGGACGAACCAGCCGATCAATCGGCGGCTGTGGTCGAACATCGGAATCTCATCGTCGCTGGCTCGGGTATCGCCGGCCTGAGCGCAGCGATCTACGCGGCACGGTCGAACCACGAACCGCTAGTCTTAGAGGGCGACGAGCCAGGTGGCCAGCTCACGCTGACGACCGACGTCGAGAACTACCCTGGGTTTCCCGAAGGAATCAGCGGTCCGGAGCTCGTAAACAACATGAAAGAGCAAGCGAGGACGTTCGGAGCCGACGTCGAAAACGGCGTCATCGAGAGCGTCGACGCTTCCTCGCGGCCGTTTCGCGTCGAGATGGCAACCGGAGACGTCTACACCGCCGACGCGATCATCGCCGCTTCGGGGGCAAGCGCCCGCACCCTTGACGTCCCCGGCGAGGACGAACTGATGGGCTACGGCGTCTCGACGTGTGCCACCTGTGACGGCGCGTTCTTCCGCGACGAGGACATGCTCGTCGTCGGCGGCGGCGACGCCGCCATGGAGGAAGCTCACTTCCTCACCAAGTTCGCCGACACCGTCTACGTCGCCCACCGCCGCGAGAACTTCCGCGCCGAGGAGTACTGGATCGACCGCGTTCAGGCCAAAGTCGACGAGGGCGAGATCGAGATCATGAAAAACACCGAACTGCTCGAGATTCACGGCTCGCCCGAAGACGGCGTCGACCACGTCACCCTCGCCCGGAACGAAGAGGGCTATCCCTCGGAGAAACTCGACGAGCCCGAGACCGAACAGTTCGAGTTCGACGTCGGAGCCGTCTTCCTCGCGATCGGCCACACGCCGAACACGGAGTACCTCGCGGACACCGACGTCGAGACCGACGAGGAGGGCTATCTCGTGACGAAAGGTGGCGACGGCGGCGGTCAGACTGCGACCGACGTGCCCGGTATCTTCGGTGCCGGTGACGTCGTCGACTACCACTACCAGCAGGCCGCGACCGCAGCCGGGATGGGCGTCAAAGCCGCCTTAGACGCCGACGCCTACCTCGAAGACAACGCTACCGCTGCCTCCGAAGGAACCGGCGAGGCCGTCGCCGACGACTGA
- the dph2 gene encoding diphthamide biosynthesis enzyme Dph2: MSQEPEYSDGDLRNTGMALKHDREWDYELERIVDAIDARDATKVGLQFPEGLKRRGPQVADDLRERTGDGVTFMLSGQPCYGACDLDTYLMKRTDVFVHFGHSPMKNTEKVIYVPLFSNVEVLPIMENALETLESPDETPDVGLVTTAQHMNRYEEMRAFLEEQGYEVHSRRGDERLTHEGQVLGCNYASADVPADQVLYVGGGKFHPLGLAMEHPEKHVVIADPVNNVVTVADTETFLKQRYAAVHKAMDAQTWGVIYCTKIGQGRWEQAQEILADNDDAYLITMDEVTPDRLRNFDMDAFVNTGCPRITTDDGPQFHKPMLTPGEYEIAVGNEPLENLSFDTFHGTW, encoded by the coding sequence ATGAGCCAGGAGCCGGAGTACAGCGACGGTGACCTCCGAAACACCGGGATGGCCCTGAAACACGACCGCGAGTGGGACTACGAGCTCGAGCGCATCGTCGACGCGATCGACGCACGCGACGCGACGAAAGTCGGGCTGCAGTTCCCCGAGGGTCTCAAACGTCGCGGCCCACAGGTCGCAGATGACCTGCGCGAACGGACCGGCGACGGCGTGACGTTCATGCTCTCCGGCCAGCCGTGTTACGGAGCCTGCGACCTCGACACGTACCTGATGAAACGCACCGACGTCTTCGTTCACTTCGGCCACTCGCCGATGAAGAACACGGAGAAGGTGATCTACGTCCCGCTGTTCTCGAACGTCGAGGTGCTCCCGATCATGGAAAACGCCCTCGAGACGCTCGAGAGTCCCGACGAGACGCCCGACGTCGGCCTCGTCACCACGGCCCAGCACATGAACCGCTACGAGGAGATGCGGGCGTTCCTCGAGGAGCAGGGCTACGAGGTGCATAGCCGCCGTGGCGACGAACGACTCACCCACGAGGGCCAGGTGCTCGGCTGTAACTACGCGAGCGCAGACGTGCCGGCAGATCAGGTGCTGTACGTCGGCGGCGGTAAGTTCCACCCGCTCGGGCTGGCGATGGAACACCCCGAGAAACACGTCGTCATCGCCGACCCCGTCAACAACGTCGTCACCGTCGCCGACACGGAGACGTTCCTGAAACAGCGCTACGCCGCCGTCCACAAGGCGATGGATGCCCAGACGTGGGGCGTCATCTACTGTACCAAGATCGGGCAGGGTCGCTGGGAGCAAGCCCAGGAGATCTTAGCGGACAACGACGACGCCTACCTCATCACGATGGACGAGGTCACGCCCGATCGCCTGCGAAACTTCGACATGGACGCGTTCGTCAACACCGGCTGTCCACGGATCACGACCGACGACGGGCCACAGTTTCACAAACCCATGCTGACTCCTGGCGAGTACGAGATCGCCGTCGGGAACGAACCGCTCGAGAACCTCTCGTTTGATACCTTCCACGGCACCTGGTAG
- a CDS encoding DUF7139 domain-containing protein produces MEAEGATDGYLFDLYRRYVGEPEDRTDVYVGFGLFLGGIAFAVVAFLLFLLSTTLERPSDVYWTVAQIAYAVGMISLPVAMVGIVVLLPSERRVLVTSVAGVAVATLAVGGFVWSYPSDWNFHGDNYTAHVVAAYAIGLAGIVASTGAALIAHYLDLAKTTDATTASTPEEPEHYSDEEIQRDIDEAMDGVELSWGGVEKSENTQLSFTDHDFDSVDLEGGTKTVRSSGVDDQVSGLKGLKGGEKETATSSSTVDDQTAKLTELREKQRTDEAPKPTGDDGLLARVKRLFAGIKRRLGDDEDATGRP; encoded by the coding sequence ATGGAAGCGGAAGGGGCCACCGATGGATACCTGTTCGATCTCTACCGACGATACGTCGGCGAGCCGGAAGATCGAACCGACGTCTACGTCGGTTTCGGACTGTTCCTTGGCGGGATCGCCTTCGCGGTCGTGGCGTTTCTGCTCTTTCTTCTGAGTACGACCCTCGAGCGACCCAGCGACGTCTACTGGACCGTCGCCCAGATCGCCTACGCGGTCGGGATGATCTCGCTTCCGGTCGCAATGGTCGGAATCGTCGTCCTCCTGCCGTCGGAGCGACGCGTCCTCGTGACGTCGGTGGCCGGCGTCGCCGTGGCGACACTGGCGGTCGGTGGATTCGTCTGGTCGTACCCGAGCGACTGGAACTTCCACGGTGACAACTACACCGCACACGTCGTCGCCGCCTACGCGATCGGGCTCGCCGGCATCGTCGCCTCGACGGGGGCTGCGCTCATCGCACACTACCTCGACCTCGCGAAAACGACCGACGCGACCACGGCGTCGACGCCCGAAGAGCCCGAACACTACTCCGACGAGGAGATCCAACGCGACATCGACGAGGCGATGGACGGCGTCGAACTCTCCTGGGGCGGGGTCGAGAAAAGCGAGAACACGCAACTGAGCTTTACGGACCACGACTTCGACAGCGTCGACCTCGAGGGCGGGACGAAGACAGTTCGGTCAAGCGGCGTCGACGATCAGGTGTCCGGGCTCAAGGGTCTGAAAGGTGGCGAGAAAGAGACGGCGACCTCGAGTTCGACCGTCGACGACCAGACGGCGAAACTGACTGAACTGCGTGAGAAACAGCGAACCGACGAAGCGCCGAAACCGACGGGAGACGACGGGTTGCTCGCGAGAGTGAAACGGCTTTTCGCGGGGATCAAACGCCGTCTCGGTGACGACGAGGACGCAACCGGCCGCCCTTAG
- a CDS encoding zinc finger domain-containing protein, whose protein sequence is MEECPRCGASLERLSLGEVSTVACGRCGYADIPVEHDSEGRDFESWQDALERFYDGAAGSTE, encoded by the coding sequence ATGGAGGAGTGTCCACGGTGTGGCGCGTCGCTCGAGCGGCTGTCACTCGGCGAGGTCTCGACCGTCGCCTGTGGCCGCTGTGGGTACGCGGACATCCCAGTCGAACACGACAGCGAGGGACGCGATTTCGAGTCCTGGCAGGATGCCCTCGAGCGGTTTTACGATGGGGCGGCCGGATCGACCGAGTAA
- a CDS encoding DUF5785 family protein has translation MDWPHDPDGEAGSEGMRKYGMAIIAKKVDEDDDFPLERDEFVAEYGDDPIRINYEKVVALRDIFEYVEGSEFETIVDMHKAVGEAMRAGEFWEYHPKGKNPEKKSA, from the coding sequence ATGGACTGGCCACACGATCCCGACGGCGAGGCGGGGAGCGAGGGCATGCGCAAGTACGGTATGGCGATCATCGCCAAGAAGGTCGACGAGGACGACGACTTCCCACTCGAACGCGACGAGTTCGTCGCCGAGTACGGTGACGATCCGATACGGATCAACTACGAGAAGGTCGTCGCACTCCGGGACATCTTCGAGTACGTCGAGGGGTCGGAGTTCGAGACGATCGTCGACATGCACAAGGCCGTCGGCGAGGCGATGCGCGCGGGCGAGTTCTGGGAGTACCACCCAAAAGGGAAGAACCCGGAGAAGAAATCGGCCTGA
- a CDS encoding GTP cyclohydrolase III, with product MTNTQVTLLQIDNYGPWTVTPEPRREADLQTLQSRLYADVSQFVGNRDGYVFFTRFDNMIAVTNGLDVDDHALLQESVGNRYPVTLSLAVATGTTPVRALADATERLQAAGSAQDKHRREILEGRVIEAGHRTDDDVQIAHFDVVNATGQYTDELNAFDSFIEIEQGYAALMKHMRHAHGSLSFFVGGDNVIVVCPDLERADYEDAIGHVQAEADVTLQVGVGRGESAHAAGMSAKHALERCRAEETRVAFDR from the coding sequence GTGACGAACACGCAGGTCACGCTCTTACAGATCGACAACTACGGCCCCTGGACTGTGACTCCGGAACCGCGTCGCGAAGCCGATCTACAGACGTTGCAGTCGCGGCTGTACGCCGACGTCTCACAGTTCGTCGGGAATCGGGACGGCTACGTCTTCTTTACCCGGTTCGACAACATGATCGCCGTCACCAACGGTCTCGACGTCGACGATCACGCGCTGCTTCAGGAGTCGGTCGGAAACCGCTATCCCGTCACGCTTAGTCTCGCCGTTGCGACCGGCACGACGCCGGTTCGGGCGCTCGCCGACGCTACGGAACGACTGCAGGCGGCGGGTAGCGCACAGGATAAACACCGCCGCGAAATTCTCGAGGGACGCGTCATCGAGGCCGGCCACCGGACCGACGACGACGTCCAGATCGCACACTTCGACGTCGTCAACGCGACCGGCCAGTACACGGACGAGCTCAACGCCTTCGACAGCTTCATCGAGATCGAACAGGGCTATGCCGCGCTGATGAAACACATGCGCCACGCCCACGGCAGCCTCTCGTTTTTCGTCGGCGGCGACAACGTCATCGTCGTCTGTCCCGACCTCGAGCGAGCCGACTACGAGGACGCGATCGGCCACGTCCAGGCCGAAGCTGACGTCACGCTCCAGGTCGGCGTCGGACGTGGAGAGAGCGCCCACGCCGCCGGTATGTCGGCCAAACACGCCCTCGAGCGTTGTCGCGCCGAGGAGACTCGAGTCGCCTTCGACCGGTAG
- a CDS encoding CBS domain-containing protein, with amino-acid sequence MESELSVRDVLTKEYVGVSESDTVLDAIHLMRTERTGCVLVLRGSDPVGILTEWDALGLVADEDDPSETTADDVMSTPVLTIGADRSLTAAADTMTRENVRNLAVEEDDDLLGVVTQRDVIAAVGSFGAATPSRTDEPSLSTPARSSTQEEPLPNGGDEYTTQSVCEACGSLAESLWESNGQLLCSDCRTV; translated from the coding sequence ATGGAATCGGAACTGTCGGTCAGGGATGTCCTGACGAAAGAGTACGTCGGCGTGAGCGAATCCGATACCGTACTCGATGCGATCCATCTTATGCGAACGGAGCGGACGGGCTGTGTGTTGGTTCTTCGTGGCTCCGACCCAGTCGGGATCCTGACCGAGTGGGACGCCCTCGGTCTCGTCGCGGACGAGGACGACCCGTCCGAAACGACTGCCGACGACGTCATGTCGACGCCGGTGCTGACGATCGGTGCGGATCGATCACTTACTGCTGCTGCGGACACGATGACACGAGAAAACGTCCGCAACCTCGCCGTCGAGGAAGACGACGACCTCCTCGGCGTCGTTACACAGCGTGACGTAATCGCCGCGGTCGGTTCGTTCGGGGCAGCGACGCCGTCGCGAACCGACGAGCCGTCACTGTCAACACCAGCACGTTCTAGCACCCAGGAGGAGCCGCTCCCGAACGGCGGCGACGAGTACACGACACAGAGCGTCTGTGAAGCCTGTGGCTCGCTCGCCGAGTCCCTGTGGGAGTCGAACGGACAGTTACTCTGTTCGGACTGTCGTACCGTGTGA
- a CDS encoding phosphoglycerate kinase, whose amino-acid sequence MIATLDDLDVSGTTVGVRVDVNSPIADDGTLADDARLRAHVDTLSELLERGGRVAVLAHQGRPGGDDFCGLEPHANRLGELLGRPVEYVDATFSAAAREAVSELDDGDCVVLENTRFYSEEYMEFEPERAAETHLVERLAPVLDVYVNDAFAAAHRSQPSLVGLPTVLPSYAGRVIERELEVLGNIEETPEPRVYVLGGAKVPDSVDVAWSVLEKGLADRVLTTGVVGNVFLIADGVDLGDTSSDFIYDQGYWDEIDRAADLLDAYGDRIALPRDVAVERDGTRHELGVNALPPRDGEAAMDIGESTLAYYGRLIEDAGTVILNGPAGVFEDDNFETGTRRLFDTATDAKTSIVGGGDTASALRHLGVDGFTHVSTGGGAALRMLTAESLPAVTALENAPERTAQD is encoded by the coding sequence ATGATCGCAACCCTCGACGACCTCGACGTCTCCGGGACGACCGTCGGGGTCCGGGTCGACGTCAACAGCCCGATCGCCGACGACGGGACGCTTGCCGACGACGCCCGGTTGCGTGCACACGTCGACACGCTCTCGGAACTGCTCGAGCGCGGGGGACGGGTCGCCGTACTCGCTCACCAGGGTCGTCCCGGCGGCGACGACTTCTGTGGGCTCGAGCCCCACGCGAACCGCCTGGGCGAACTGCTCGGTCGCCCGGTCGAGTACGTCGACGCGACGTTCAGCGCCGCCGCGAGGGAGGCCGTCTCGGAACTCGATGACGGCGACTGCGTCGTCCTCGAGAACACTCGGTTCTACAGCGAGGAGTACATGGAGTTCGAGCCGGAACGGGCCGCCGAGACCCACCTCGTCGAGCGACTCGCACCCGTCCTCGACGTCTACGTCAACGACGCCTTCGCTGCGGCCCACCGATCACAGCCGTCGCTCGTCGGCCTCCCGACCGTTCTACCGAGCTACGCCGGCCGCGTGATAGAGCGAGAACTCGAGGTGCTCGGCAATATCGAGGAGACGCCCGAACCCCGCGTCTACGTCCTCGGCGGCGCGAAGGTGCCGGACTCGGTCGATGTCGCCTGGAGCGTCCTCGAGAAGGGGCTGGCCGATCGCGTACTCACCACCGGCGTCGTCGGCAACGTCTTCCTCATCGCCGATGGCGTCGACCTCGGCGATACGAGTTCCGATTTCATCTACGATCAGGGCTACTGGGACGAGATCGACCGCGCCGCCGATCTCCTCGACGCCTACGGTGACAGAATCGCGTTGCCGCGAGACGTCGCCGTCGAGCGAGACGGAACCCGCCACGAACTCGGCGTCAACGCCTTGCCGCCAAGAGACGGCGAGGCAGCCATGGACATCGGCGAATCGACGCTCGCGTACTACGGACGTCTCATCGAGGACGCCGGCACCGTCATTCTCAACGGCCCCGCAGGCGTCTTCGAGGACGACAACTTCGAGACGGGGACACGTCGGCTGTTCGATACGGCGACCGACGCCAAGACGAGCATCGTCGGCGGCGGCGATACGGCTTCTGCGTTGCGCCACCTCGGCGTCGATGGCTTTACCCACGTCAGCACCGGTGGCGGCGCGGCCCTGCGGATGCTCACCGCCGAATCGCTGCCCGCCGTCACCGCACTCGAAAATGCCCCCGAACGCACAGCCCAGGATTGA